Proteins found in one Ammospiza nelsoni isolate bAmmNel1 chromosome 15, bAmmNel1.pri, whole genome shotgun sequence genomic segment:
- the GLOD5 gene encoding glyoxalase domain-containing protein 5 codes for MSPCWSPHRGQPGALSLGCHQMQTRLGAPNFHILWFPVPVPSPESMAWKEGGTSPPSCFIQRLDHLVLTVKSIEDTVAFYSKVLGMEVVTFKGNRKALRFGQQKFNLHQAGQEFEPKARCPVPGSADFCLITAEPLERLLEHLQACGVAIEEGPVARTGAVGPITSIYFRDPDENLVEVSRYCTDVAAGTEGQP; via the exons ATGTCACCCTGCTGGTCCCCACACCGGGGccagccaggggctctgagcctCGGGTGCCACCAGATGCAGACCAGA ctgggtgcTCCTAACTTCCATATTCTCTGGTTTCCCGTGCCAGttcccagccctgagagcaTGGCTTGGAAGGAAGGGGGCACAAGCCCACCCTCGTGTTTCATCCAGCGCCTGGACCACCTTGTGCTGACTGTGAAGAGCATCGAGGACACTGTGGCCTTTTATTCCAAAGTCCTGGGCATGGAGGTGGTGACTTTCAAG ggcaATCGCAAAGCTTTGCGCTTTGGCCAGCAGAAGTTCAACCTgcaccaggctgggcaggagttTGAGCCCAAGGCTCGGTGCCCCGTGCCCGGCTCTGCGGATTTCTGCCTGAtcacagcagagcccctggagcGGCTGCTGGAGCATCTGCAG GCCTGTGGGGTGGCCATTGAAGAAGGTCCCGTGGCCAGAACTGGTGCTGTGGGTCCAATAACCTCCATCTACTTCCGAGACCCCGACGAGAACCTGGTTGAGGTATCCAGGTACTGCACAGATgtggctgcaggcactgaggggcAGCCCTGA